The following are from one region of the Sulfurimicrobium lacus genome:
- a CDS encoding rhodanese-like domain-containing protein, producing the protein MIQLHPLELKAWLEHPARKQPILVDVRETWEFQYCHIEGSLLIPLGKIPERIAELDPEAEIVLICHHGVRSYRAGLFLVQAGFANVYNLQGGVEAWARDADPNMRKY; encoded by the coding sequence GTGATCCAGCTTCACCCCCTCGAACTCAAGGCATGGCTGGAACACCCCGCACGCAAGCAGCCCATTCTCGTGGATGTGCGGGAAACCTGGGAATTCCAGTACTGTCACATCGAGGGCTCGCTGCTGATACCGCTGGGCAAGATACCGGAGCGCATCGCCGAACTGGACCCGGAAGCGGAAATCGTGCTGATCTGCCACCATGGCGTGCGCAGCTACCGTGCCGGCCTGTTCCTCGTGCAAGCGGGATTCGCCAACGTGTACAATCTGCAGGGCGGGGTGGAGGCCTGGGCACGGGATGCCGACCCTAACATGCGCAAATATTAA
- a CDS encoding protein-L-isoaspartate O-methyltransferase family protein yields the protein MDFAQARFNMVEQQIRPWNVLDQHVLDMLLDMRREDFVPAAYRNLAFVDMEIPLGHGEVMLTPKLEARIIQELNIKKTDKVLEVGTGSGYMTAMLAREAHHVYSVEIVPEFKEQAAEKLHAHGVHNVTLEEGDAAQGWDRHGKYDVIVLSGSVPVLPEAFFASLNPGGRMFAIVGDAPVMEGKQITCLGDGACRTTILFETCVPPLRNALQPQRFSF from the coding sequence ATGGACTTCGCACAAGCACGATTCAACATGGTGGAACAGCAGATCCGGCCATGGAATGTACTGGATCAGCACGTACTCGACATGCTGCTCGACATGCGGCGCGAGGATTTCGTGCCGGCGGCGTACCGCAACCTGGCTTTCGTCGACATGGAAATCCCCCTCGGCCACGGCGAGGTGATGCTGACGCCCAAACTCGAAGCGCGCATCATCCAGGAACTGAACATCAAGAAAACCGACAAGGTCCTGGAAGTCGGTACCGGCAGCGGCTACATGACCGCCATGCTGGCGCGCGAAGCGCATCACGTATACAGCGTCGAGATCGTGCCCGAATTCAAGGAGCAGGCTGCGGAGAAACTGCACGCCCACGGCGTGCACAACGTCACGCTGGAAGAAGGCGATGCGGCCCAGGGCTGGGACCGCCACGGAAAATACGACGTGATCGTGCTCAGCGGTTCAGTACCGGTTCTGCCGGAGGCGTTCTTCGCCAGCCTGAACCCGGGCGGCCGGATGTTCGCCATCGTAGGCGATGCCCCGGTGATGGAAGGAAAACAGATCACCTGCCTCGGCGACGGCGCCTGCCGCACCACGATCCTGTTCGAGACCTGCGTGCCGCCATTGCGCAACGCGCTCCAGCCCCAGCGCTTCTCGTTCTAG